The DNA window TGCAGTCAACTTGCATCCAAAACAAGCTTTAATTCTCTTGAATGTAGGCCATTTTGAACAGTAGTATGTGGAGTTCAATATGATTAAGCTTATTTTATAATGCAGTAAAGTAATATGTGATCAAGGGGTAATAAGGAGATAAGAATGGTTACAGCCAATTTTGAAATATGCGGTACTGAAGTATGACCCTCTGGTGGGGGTTGCTGAGTATCGGAAGCAGAAAACTTATTTTCCCGAAGGAAATGGCTTGTGAGACTGCACATTACATCCAGATAAAATAGTCAGTATGCAGTATGACATAAAACAATctctgtataaaaataaatgtgacaTAGAGATGACAAATACTAATTGCTGGGTGAATGTGGTGATAAGTACTGCAGATATTGCACTCGAAAGATattggtggaaaaaaaaattgtatatgGTTGGCCAGCAGATTGGTATCTTACATCCCATTCTCTCCCCTCCAGATGCAACTGGATCCAGTTAAACAGGCTGAGCTGCACAGTGACCTAAAGATCCAGGAGAAGGATGAACTTCGCTGGAAGAAGATGAAGGCTGAGGGCCTGGATGAGGACGGGGAGAAGGAGGCCAAGCTGAGACGGAGCTTTAACGGTGAGCGAGCCTCCGGTCACTATGGTGACGAGATGCCCTACCTATTTACATTTAAAGGGACCATGACGTATAACCATGCTGAGTGTTTAGGGCCTTATTGCTGCTGTAAGTATAGCCATAGCTTATTCAGGTGCTTTTTTAATTtagtaaatgttttaaatgaatggatgaatatcTTAAAGAACCCTTTCAGTTTCTAGACCTAAACATTGCGTACCATAGGAAAGCTGCCAGTTAATCTCAGTGTAAAAAGATGGAATACAAATCTTAAAAGGTTAAATTGGAAAATAATTTTGTAGGGTGACTTCTAAATGTCATGTTCTGTTTATCAAGCTAAATTAATTAGAATATTCTAAAACTGCAAAGTGTCTGTTTTGCTGGCTTTGGTTTCTTAATTTGGTTCTGATGGTTAAGATGTATTTTCCCTAGAAAAACGTGCATAGGGATGTTGTGCGGCTCAGCGGACTAAGTCTCCGTGTCTGTGATCAgtaggtcattggttcaaaccCAACCTAAGctgaatagtcacatgtctgtgggcccttgagcaaggcccttacccccagctccatgggcaccaCAAGCTGCCTGTCCTGTCACTGTTGCCCCCAGGCCTGTTCTCACCTGCATGGAGAGCtagcaaaaagagaatttccccacagggatcaatgaagtaCCTCTATTCTATTCTACTCCAAATTCTCTTGTCAAGTGTGAGTTTGTATCCTTTATACAGTGCTTGTAGTACTGACATCTTGAATTAAAGGACGCTGCACCTTTAACGagttttgttttccattttgtTGCAAAGCTGACAGCACCTTAATGTCGCCCTGTTTCTCTGGCCCTCAGTTATTTTAGCCAAGTACGGCATGGATGGCAAAAAGGACACCCGTCCATTAGAAAGCAATAACCTTAAAGACCACGAGAGCAAGGAGGGCGATTTGTTTGATGACCCCAGGCTGGACAAACTCTGGAACAAGGTGAGGGAACGATTAGAAAATTGATGCTCCATTTTCAGTAATGAGAACTGGAGGCCTGTCGTAATGGATGGTGGTGATGCTTAAATGGTTCCCAGCAGAGCGAATTGGCAGGGTTGATGCACCGTCGATTTATTTCTCCTATAGTGTTGATGATTTTCTTCTGTAACTTTCCATAGGCAACTAAACGTTGAGAATGACCAAGGGAATGAGGCCCTTTTGAACCTCTGTTTGTCTTTGTAAATGGAGAATCGTTTCTGTGAGGGGAAATGTCCAGGGTTCGAGTACCACCCTTGCCGGACTTGGTTTAGCTAATTATTTTACACCAGCTAGATGTTAACTGTTGACTGACGTTCAGTAACCGCACTTCATATCCGCAAAGGTCTGATGTGGTGTTAGTATTggtttatatacttaaactgaATTTTAAGGGAAACCCAATGAAGTCCCCTGTTTGTTGTACTGCCAGGTAAGCAGCTAGCATTAAATACCACTTAGTTTAGAACTTGATAGCCCTAGCAAAAGTGAAGTCTCGGTTTTATAGTGTGCACACAGTAATTTGTTTGTAATCCTTTAAAACATTTTGGGCTTTGAACTGTAAATTAAACATGAAAAGATCAGAAGAACATAAAGCGAGACAACGGAATGGAAATTAATCAGACTTTAAAATTCAGTAGAAAGTGTAGGCGGTATGTTAATGTGTCTTTTATGCTTCTTTTAAAAGGATATACATCATTTATATGGTGGTACAAGGAACCGTATGCCTGTACCATATATATGTGCTCCTTGAGATGCTGTGAGCTTCTTTTAAGATGCACCAATGTCAGCCAGAGCCTTGGTGTAGAGGAATGACTTCAGATAGGCTACTGTGTCTGAAGCCCCTTTCATCTTGTAGGCCATGTCTTCTGGAAAGTTCTCAGAGGAGGAGCTCCTGAGTCTACGGCGGGAGTTTGAGCACCACAAGGAGAAGGTCCAGGACTACAACATCCTCATGGACACCGTCAGCAGGACCGAGGGTGACCGCTCCCTCCGAGCCCCCCACTCCTCCCTTCCtctgctttttaaatgtaaccaTTACAGGTCGATTTCCTGCATCCTTCACCGGGGACCTGCAGGGTTTCTCCAGGGTTTTTGTTGACACTATATTGCCAGTTCCTGCTACCCAAGCCTTATGGGAAATCGTAACCGTCCATTAGTGCCTATCTGATCGACCCTTGTTTAAATATCAAGATTAAGACTGATATGTCACCCCCTTCAGAAATCCACAAGAACGTCATCTCCCCCTTGGAAGGGGAAGTCAAGGAGAACGCTCTCCATCAGAAGCACCAGGACCTGAAGGAGAAGATGCGGAACCTCAACCAAGGTTTTGAACGACTGCGCAAGCTGAGTCACGAGGGATTCAGCACGGATAGTGGTGAGCGGTTCGAGTCTCACATTCCTGGGTTGATAATCTGCAGGAAGCCAACTGTCCATCCGATGAAATCGGTTATTCAAAACTTCAATTCTGTCCCTGAACAACTTTTCCATATCTTTCATCCCAAACCCAGTTTGAAGGACTAATTATTTAAATACAGGTGTATATGACTTTGTGTATTATTTATGGCAGTCCGTGTTATTTTTGAACCTATAATAGGACTATTCTTCGGGCAGCTTCCTCAAAGGACCCATAGGTTGTTAGCCATGATAGACGTGACATTTTGGAACAGGCTTGAAAATATGCCTGTTATTAGTCAAACGCAAAAACAAGCAGCAGCCCAACTGGCAGTAGATGACTCACGGTTATTTTTCGCTGTGTGAAAGCCAAAACAGGACGGTAAAAATGTACTAAAGTACGTACTAAAGGCGTGGAGGCTCCTGACGTCTTGTTGAGATGTGACCACGTGGTAATTGCATTCTTCACTTTTGATCTGTAGAGTTTAAGGAACCAAGAGTCATTGAGCTGTGGGAGATGGCGAGGACAGCCAACCTTAGCAATGATGAGCTGGATTCCCTCAAGGTGCGTTTCTCCTTTCCTTTAAATTGAGTGTAAGAAGCCTCCTCAGGGTCACCTTGAAAAGTGACCTTTGTTCCTCTACCCCATACAGGAAGAGCTGAAGCACTTTGAGACCAAGGTGGAGAAACACCAACACTACCAGGAGCAGCTAGAGCTGTCCCACCAGAAGCTGAAGCACGTGGAGTCCCTGGGGGACAAGGAGCACATCTCAAGAACCAAGGAGAAGTACAATAACTTGGCAGAGAAGACCCGGGAGATGAGCTACAAGGTGGGGCATGTAGACCTTTTCCTAAATGTGTAGGATTGTTATGAAGACATTTTTATGGGATCTTGTCTTTTTAGATGAAGAAGCACCTGCAGGATCTCACCAGTAAGATCTCACGCAATGGATTCAACCACAATGagctgtgagggtgtgtggaTGCACCCGAGTGAACTGGCTTCCTGCTTCTGGGACCTTATCCAAAGGATCTACATTGCAGTTCTTCCCTCTCAACACACCATGGTACAGTAGATGAGCAAGGATTGTGGGCTCAATTTAAAACACTTTTTGGACCATAGGATGTAGAGATTTGTGTAATCAAAACACGAGAAATTGAAAGCACTTATTTTATAATGACCAATTCATGTTATGATTATTGAATATTTTTGCTCGGATGTTACAGTATTAGTGAATTTTTGTTCAGACGGTTTTGTGCTTTCGCGTCTATATTTCGCTTACAATCTTGACTCTGCTTCACATGAGTACTATAGTGGTTTGAAGGGTTTAGAAGATCGGCTGGGATGACCCGATCGTTTCTCACGTACAGCTGAGAGGGAGGGGACACTGGGATAGGTGGGGTTGCTGGGGAAAACCCAACAAGTCAGCCATTCAGATGTGGCTTCACCTGTATCCTGCATCCAATGTTCAGCCAGCAATAGGTCCAATGTAAGTAAGAGGTTAGCAGTTACTGGTACCTggatgctgtgtgtgtttggggggggggtgtctacATTGGCTGTTGTATTTGTCGATTGGCTGTATATTGGCTGCAGTGTGTGTCGTCGAACACACCGACTGATGGATTGCCTTGTGGCCAGTGCTTCCTGGGGATTGGCTGCCAGCACCCGTACTGACATTTGGTTAGAAGACAGATTTGTATTGTATGCATTTGTACTTGTGTAACACTCAATGTTTTATGAAGGAACATAACGTGAGAGAATCGAGGCAGAACTTGTACCTAGCCTTCTAATCAATCACCTTGAATAAAGCTAATTTTACATCTGGTTATGCCCTGTGTCCTGGCCTAGAACCTGAACAAACTATACTGCAATGTCTTCAATTCAGACTACTACGAATCCACCGGTTTCTTGCAGACTTTTGAGAGTGATTGAATGCTAAACTTGCTTTTCTAAGGGTTAGAAAAAGCATAAAAGGACATAGCATCTTCCCCTAGTCCTCATGAGCAGTGTTTCCCcatccagtcctcgggggaaccccggacagtccacgtttttgcttcctctcagctacCAGCGCAACtttaccaggtattcggtgttcctgattggctgggagctgagatgaagcaaaaatgtggactgtccggggttccccgaggactgggctgggaaacactgctcatGAGGCACAGAAGTCCAGGTTTTCTTGAATTGGAtggtctgtgcctgtgatcagagggttgccagttcaaatcctgcgACTGGGGAGGTGCTTACACCACCGGGCCCATGTTCCAGGGCCATTGACCCTCTGATATCCTAACTTGAACATAATTTTGGACAAGAGTGTGTTCAATGTAAATCTCACCTGGGATGGAGGGCTTAGCAACTGCAACCACCAATTCTAAAAGCCACAGACCCCCAGACCTGGGCTCAGGGGTGGAAAACCCTCTTTGACAGGCCGAGAATAGGTATACCTTTTTGCCTTCCTATGGAACCAACCTCTACGGTCCATTGGGCAATAAATGTTTGAGAGCAGGAATGCGAGGGACAGTGGCAGCCACTTCAGCTAAATTTGTGGAGGATACAACCATGCAAGTCTTCAGCTAGTTCCTGTGCAGAAACACTAAGTGAAATAGTGATTAGTGCATGAAAAGGCCATTGACTGGAGCAGAAAGATAGCATACGGCTCCAAAACGTCATCGAGAGCGGCAACAGGAAAAAGTCACACCTAAACCGGTAAGGTGCCTAAATTTATTAGAAATACAAAGTAAAATCTATGCGTTTGAAAAAGATCCCTTCCAGAGCGTTCACTTTACATAAAATCCTTATATGTACAACTTTGAGATGCGTGTTACCTACACGGCAAGGATATTTACAGGTCGTGTGGAACAGCTGGGGGTGAAGGCGAGAAATGGAAAAGTGAAGAGCGTCTTCCTGCATCTTCACCTGCATGCAAGCCAGGAGCTCCAGCAGAACTCCGTCTTTACTCTACCTGCCTAAACATACAACACACCACCGTAGGGCACATATACTCCATATACCAAGAATAACTTCCTCCCCAGGGCCAGAGGATCAAATAATGCTACAAAATTAGGAAAGATTATTCTTATCACTCTAAAATCTTTTTGCATAATTGAGGTCCAAAACACTGCTCTCCTATTCATTTCCTGCAAGGGAAATATACGTAACGGTAAAGATAAGACGGTAGATTTGGGGTTGAAGCTGTCCGGAGCTTATTTTTATGCATCCCCCACAGCAAAGAACCAGCCATTAGGATAGTAGCAGGATGGAAGTTAGCACCAGAAACTACGAAATTCCGAAGCGGCCAGTTTTGCTGTTAGCGTCCGTCCGGAAGGTGGAACGTCCAGCCCTCGGCAGGAGGACGTCACTCGAGCGCCAGGCGGACCGTGTTCGCACCAAGCTGTTCCAGAGCTGAGGAGGACCACTGAAGCGTAACACTGAATAAGGTTGGTCTtgacacacgcatgcacgctACGCTATGCTATGCTACGCTACGCGGCACAGGACGTTTGGGAAATGACGGCTGTCATGAGGGAGTGTCGGTAAGTACAATGCTACAAACCAGGGCCAGGCTGGCTAGATATTTTTCCCGGTAGACCAATGGCATATGCCGCCCCCCCGTGAACAATATTTAATGTAAGGGACCTGAAAGTTCAGAGCCAATTTTGAATCTCAGTCCAGCCCGGCTACAAACTCGCTTGAAAGCTGCCACCCATGAAGCACATATGATGGGTAACCACCATCTCAATATCGTAGGTAACTAAAGACAGGAAGTGGCATAACAGACCCAAAAAAATCCCCCAAAATGCATCACAAAAAGGTTTCAGGGGAGTTTTTCCTCCCTTGGCGCCGAGCCAGTTCCCAGGGGGCTGATGACAGAGCTCCGAGGGCTTCAGTGAGGAGGGGGGAAGAGAAGGGGAGTCTGTGTGCGTCGTGTCCAGAAAGAGGCTGAATGTGGAAGGGAAGAAAGAGGAATACAAACGAACAGCGACAGCTCCCGCattgggcagggtggggggggtggatggtCATTTTCTCAGACGTCGGGTCTGGATTTGGTTACTCCGCGCTGGGAGCATGTGCTTCTGCTGccggggagggaaaaaaaaaaaactcagaaatGGAGCCGCGGGTTCAGTCCGCTTGACAGGTCACTGCGGCGCCCCCTTCTTCctctgctccagctcctgcagGCGCTCCTCTCTGCACTGGGCATGCTGGGAGCCCACTTTGTGGGCCGTCTCCGTGGCGGCGATGTCAATCAGGGCGTACTTTGTCGAGCCTCCTCCTGGCGTGAGAAAAACGAGCATTATCATCCCCTATCTCGCACCCCAACAATATCAGCCGACTACAGAAGATGAACGTCCCGGTACTGACTCATGCAAATCCCTGAATCTTCTTATTTAAAGAACATTGGTTTTCCTTCCGGCATTAGGTCAGGGATCTATGCCCATATGCAAAAAggtgtgggtttgagtcccatcACAGCATGAATGGGCACCTATACCCCAGCTGGCCCAGAGGTGCTGAAGGCTGGGTGACCCCGCTCTCTGACCCCAAGCCTGTCCTCACTctagacaaaagcatctgctgtaAATGTCAAATGGCCATTATATCTAGTAACCAACTGAGAATGTTACTAAAGCAATATGAAATACCACCCACCTTCAACTGTAGTACTATTATTAATGCTACACATACAAATGACAGTGGGATGCATTTTCTGATAAATCACATCAGGCACAAATGTCTCCCTGTGCAGGCAAGCAATTACATTAACAAGCTGTTTTGAGCCGACTTTGGACGCAATTCACCTTAGCCCTCAGCCGTCAACCGCAGGAAACCGCGAGTACAGGTTCACTGTTCTGTTCTCTAGAAAAGTCAGGCTACAAggcaactgccccccccccctgccactgCAGCACAGTGTGGCGATTAGCAGCATGCTAAGAGTGTGCAGTCGGGCCGAAGCACAGAGATGGCCGTGCAGAGCGGGAGCGCTGGCAAGCCGTGCGCACACCGGGCTTAGGGAGGGAGTGCTCTTACTACGTCCGCGCAGGTGTGCGCCGTTACCTCGGACCGCAGAGCCAggctcctgcagctccagctccaTGTAGTGGAGCTGCTTCTTGGATGCGGGGCTGATGGGAATGTTGACGTAGGTCGGCCCGCCCCCACGCGGCCTTTCGGGCGGCGCCGCTGCCGCCACGTTCCCCAGGACGGCCGACGTGCTGCCTGCCGAGGGACAAACCAGCGTCGGCACCAGCCGTCGAGGCACAGGGGAAGACCGGAGGAACGCGAGGAACCTTCAGGGATTAATTTCAGCGGCTCGGCCAGCAACCTGGCAGGTATCGAGTCTGGCACCAAGCCCGTCTCTGCGGCTTTAGTTTAATAAGCTTACAGATAAAGTACTTTAATAGCCGGtagggtttaaaaaaaacaaaacagaaatgcaGGATGGATTCAACAAACCCTGATTTCTTCAGTAAATAAAACACTGCATGTCTATAGTGATTTTCAGCTAATTTTCGAAAAGCATCTTCCCCCAACTTGCAGGCCTCAATGCACTTGCTAATAATCAACCATTGGCCATTTGCAGATGAATCCGGTCCTCCAGCGTCAACTATGTCAACTACTCATTGAGATGATAACATGGGATACTAACCACACTCTGCTGGATTCACGCCCCCCCTCCTGGGTGCATCGATAGTGGAGGCCATCAGCTCATAGCCTCCTTTGGGATCTAAAAGGAACAGAAGCTAGCGATGAGCGTCCTGTGAGGGACAGGTCGATGAGACAAAGGGGGACTTCTCCAGAGGAAGCCACCCAAACAACTGCCCCGAATGACATATTCAGTCATGTGATCCTAAACGCACCTGTTAACTGATTAGTTACACTTCAACGTACATGAGCAACACTGTGCGAGAAAAAGGCGCACCTCAGCAAGAAATGGTCAACTGCCAGACCAACTGTAAATGATCAACCAAGGGCAACCATTGCCCCGAATCCCTTTGTATGATCTGGAATGATCCGCAGGTTGTCTCAATTCGCTGCGGTGGTAGGCCCGAAGCAGATTCCAGCTCTGTTCATTTTGACTTCATATCCTTAGGAACTTCAATTGAGTATTTGCGACAATGTCATCAAATgttatcaaaaaaaaacaaaataaacaatgaTACACACTATACTGAAAGCAGTTAAGCTAACTAAGCAATTAACATTTCATAACATTCCATAGTCATGTATAAAAAGAAGTGGGCATGACCCGTTGCCCCTTATTTTGGGTTTTGTCAGCATGCCATGAAGACGTGATCTTTCACAAGGATCGACATCAGCATGGAGGCGTAACGAAAGGAGAGCATCTTCTAGGGCTCAGGATGGAAAGGAGCACATGCTCCTAACTCAGCAATGTCTATACATTTGCTTAAGATGCAAGGATGAAGAGCATCATAAGTTGGCTGCAAATATCAAGGGACGAAGATACAAGAAGTCAACTGCAGCCCATGGATAATTACAGAGGGACGCTATGGTTGGTTTGCAATGCACTGCATCATGTTCTTTCAAACAGAACAGAAAGAGGTCTAGAGAGCAGTGGGGGGGATCTGATCAGATAAGCCATCCATCtagaacaggggtctccaactccggtcctggagagctactatccagtaggtttactatcatacccggcttctgatgagccacactagttctcaggtaaataccaggaacaggtgtgactcatcagaagccaagtgggaccgaaaacctactggatagtagctctccaggaccggagttggagacccctgctctagaagAAACAGACGTGCACATGTTGGTCTGTGCCAAAAGAAGCCTACAGGCTTGAAAATCATTCCCCGTGGTGAGGGGGTCCTGGTGGTTCTGCTATGCTGGGTTGCAACTTTCCTGATATGGTTTAGGTTCTACTTAAACCCTTGGAAGACCAAGTAAACACCAATAAATGCAAAGCCAGTGTGAGTGGTCGTGTTCATCCCACAGTGAAGCACTTCTAATCTGGTGGGTATGGTATCTTGTGGGATTAAGACGCCCCTTTTCACCAGGCACCAGTGGTCACAAGCCTGTTGATACTGACAGCAATGTAAATCATCCCTGACCATGAAATCTGAATTGGTGCTTATGGGGGACACCAATGTCGTACCATGGCAtcaagaaaacacaaaattatgTAAAGGAATCAAATCCCTCCAAAATGCTCCAGATGCTTTTAGAATCTAAGCAAAATATCTTCATGTAAGCGGATTGTCTGAAAACCGTATGACTATTTTGCCAGTCACACACATGCGGTTATAACACCTATCGCAACAAACGAATGGCGTGAGGCTGAAGCCATCTGGTTGCCATGGTGCCAGCTGCAAACACCAGCATGTCTGCCGCCACTCGCTAGCATTCGGCTCCCCCTTCATACCACACTGACGTCTTACCAGAAGTTTGCCTGTGAGCCTTCGCCATGGTGGAGGAGCCCATCGAAGACACTGCTCCTGTCGGGATGAGGACAGCATCGTTACCGCAGACGGACCTCTGAGTCCGGAAAGCCCACAGGCTCCCGCGCTCTCCAGCTCTCTCTCCACGGCTGCCCAGGCACGCTCACTGACACCACGGGGCGAGTGAGGCCTCTTTATGCAACACACGTC is part of the Paramormyrops kingsleyae isolate MSU_618 chromosome 25, PKINGS_0.4, whole genome shotgun sequence genome and encodes:
- the lrpap1 gene encoding alpha-2-macroglobulin receptor-associated protein; this translates as MKLQNLCVLLLSCLCFRTLASKYSKEINDPKPTDGKSTVEFRIAKLNQVWEKALRMQLDPVKQAELHSDLKIQEKDELRWKKMKAEGLDEDGEKEAKLRRSFNVILAKYGMDGKKDTRPLESNNLKDHESKEGDLFDDPRLDKLWNKAMSSGKFSEEELLSLRREFEHHKEKVQDYNILMDTVSRTEEIHKNVISPLEGEVKENALHQKHQDLKEKMRNLNQGFERLRKLSHEGFSTDSEFKEPRVIELWEMARTANLSNDELDSLKEELKHFETKVEKHQHYQEQLELSHQKLKHVESLGDKEHISRTKEKYNNLAEKTREMSYKMKKHLQDLTSKISRNGFNHNEL